One window of the Flavobacteriaceae bacterium YJPT1-3 genome contains the following:
- a CDS encoding helix-turn-helix domain-containing protein — translation MNELKTIREYYKPIQPTVSANDNEIGYRESKPNKEIEDFIYCFWQLKTKKPLKRDYNYRVVSDGCIDIFFNHKQPTENFVMGFCRKFVQFPIGKEFDYIGIRFLPSAFSHLFGVDAKTLSDQSQELKKVLPNFSEWINSKIKPADSFEDNTKILNEKIVELSKNQNIDFDPRFLDTLNLIFKRSGFLDIEKDLNTGLSPRQLRRIFNFYIGTTAKSFSNVVRFQHILNAKPSKQSLKENKLYFDVGFFDQAHFIKSFKTFYGVTPSEAFH, via the coding sequence GTGAATGAACTGAAAACCATAAGAGAATATTACAAACCGATTCAGCCAACAGTTTCGGCTAACGATAACGAAATAGGTTATCGAGAAAGCAAACCAAATAAAGAGATTGAGGATTTCATTTACTGTTTTTGGCAACTCAAAACAAAGAAACCTTTAAAAAGAGATTATAATTACCGAGTGGTTTCTGACGGTTGTATCGACATATTTTTTAATCACAAACAACCGACTGAAAATTTTGTGATGGGATTTTGTAGAAAGTTCGTTCAGTTCCCAATAGGAAAAGAATTTGATTATATCGGCATTCGATTTTTACCTTCTGCTTTCTCACATTTGTTCGGAGTTGATGCCAAGACTTTAAGCGATCAATCCCAAGAACTGAAAAAAGTTTTGCCCAACTTTTCAGAGTGGATTAATTCAAAAATCAAACCAGCAGATTCATTTGAAGATAATACAAAAATCCTTAATGAAAAAATAGTCGAACTTTCAAAAAACCAAAATATTGACTTTGACCCTCGTTTTCTGGATACGTTAAACCTGATTTTCAAAAGGAGTGGATTTTTGGACATCGAAAAAGACCTTAATACAGGATTAAGCCCGAGACAACTTCGCAGAATTTTCAACTTTTATATCGGCACAACTGCAAAATCGTTTAGTAATGTTGTGCGTTTTCAACATATTTTAAATGCAAAACCTTCAAAACAAAGTCTAAAAGAAAATAAACTGTACTTTGACGTTGGATTTTTTGACCAAGCTCATTTCATTAAAAGCTTTAAAACATTTTACGGCGTAACACCTTCTGAAGCCTTCCATTAA
- a CDS encoding VOC family protein gives MKLNAGIITEKLQETKKFYTEVLDFGVSFENEFYLLLHTPDQSAEISFLQPNHPSQKPIFQSAFIGKGVYLTIEVENVDEVYKQLKDKGVEMEIEIRDEPWGDRHFAIKDPNEIGIDIVTYTKPEE, from the coding sequence ATGAAACTTAACGCAGGAATAATTACCGAAAAATTACAGGAAACCAAGAAATTCTACACAGAAGTTTTGGATTTTGGAGTAAGTTTTGAAAACGAATTTTATCTATTGCTTCACACGCCCGACCAATCAGCAGAAATCAGTTTTTTACAACCGAACCACCCAAGTCAAAAACCCATTTTCCAATCTGCATTCATTGGAAAAGGAGTGTATTTGACGATTGAAGTTGAGAACGTAGATGAAGTTTACAAACAACTTAAAGACAAGGGAGTTGAGATGGAAATCGAAATCCGAGATGAACCTTGGGGCGACAGACATTTTGCAATCAAAGACCCAAACGAAATTGGAATTGATATTGTGACCTATACAAAGCCCGAAGAATAA
- a CDS encoding DUF6090 family protein, which produces MIKFFRKIRQRLLAENKFSKYLLYGIGEIVLVVIGILIALQINTWNENRKSKALAQKYIQDIRTDLVNDTLTYTAALQRLEKTIAKNTLLANPEVTAALPLDSLNALLANSFHSIRIYKIDNTTYLKLSNTGFLETGHYADLFKAVNTYYNKEYTSYSEYIEWDEEQSVDMFHPDFLGSYKNTVLLSNEQPNEMEVENFRAFIASKEFRNRTTTNQTRKSMIVDKLRYQKALALELMEKIDGVLER; this is translated from the coding sequence ATGATTAAATTCTTCCGTAAAATCAGACAACGGCTGCTTGCTGAGAACAAATTCAGCAAGTATTTGCTCTATGGGATTGGTGAAATTGTCCTGGTGGTCATAGGGATCCTGATCGCTTTGCAGATCAATACCTGGAATGAAAACAGAAAGTCCAAAGCCCTGGCTCAAAAGTACATTCAGGACATTCGGACCGACCTGGTCAATGATACCTTGACCTATACAGCAGCCCTCCAAAGACTGGAAAAAACCATAGCCAAAAACACCCTTTTGGCCAACCCGGAGGTAACCGCTGCCCTTCCTTTGGATTCCTTGAATGCCTTGCTTGCTAATTCCTTTCACTCCATCCGCATTTATAAAATAGACAATACTACCTACCTGAAATTGTCCAACACCGGCTTTTTGGAAACCGGGCATTATGCCGACCTGTTTAAAGCCGTCAATACCTATTACAACAAAGAATACACTTCCTATTCCGAATACATCGAATGGGACGAAGAACAGTCGGTAGACATGTTCCATCCTGATTTTCTAGGTTCGTATAAAAACACGGTCCTTCTATCCAATGAACAGCCCAATGAAATGGAGGTAGAAAATTTTAGAGCCTTTATCGCCTCTAAAGAGTTCCGCAATAGGACCACCACCAACCAAACCCGGAAAAGCATGATCGTCGACAAACTGCGGTATCAAAAAGCCCTGGCCCTCGAGCTGATGGAGAAGATTGATGGAGTGCTGGAACGATAG